From Novipirellula galeiformis, the proteins below share one genomic window:
- a CDS encoding DUF1553 domain-containing protein yields MRPSFRYISPIVCGLFAAGFGFAETPIDFNRDIRPLLFGRCVACHGPDEEQRAAGLRLDTEEGSREDLGGYVAIKPGDPEQSEIIERLATDDEEMRMPPAGKGDPFSARELALVRQWIKQDANYAKHWSYEKPSRPALPPVKQTDWIRNSIDAFVLSKLEAQQMKPSPEADRLTLARRLAIDLTGVPPTWQEAQSFVNDVDEDAYGNYVDRLLAKPSFGRRWAGVWLDLARYADSAGYADDPPRTIWAYRDYVIASLNANKPFDQFTIEQIAGDLLENPSDEQLIATSFHRNTMTNSEGGTNDEEFRNVAVVDRVNTTMAVWMGTTMACAQCHTHKYDPITQHEYFQLFAFFNQSADRDLRDEAPLHEVWGAKQIERKQALQAQIDALALQLNESTPTLVKEQAEWIESLRHPPTWTPLLTSDMTARQRQLNCDEEGWVTAIGEKPPQESYELVFPMRDAADANVGPLVALRLEVSDKQTENFVLSKVTGTWTPQVNLPRKAQFVRLELSGKKRMIHVAELQVFSGNENVALSGKATQSSTGSNGPAELANDGNTSGDFQERSVTHTTAEDNPWLEIDLGAEFPVDRIVLWNRTDGGAAIAERLAGYRLQLLDPSRQVIWEQSPATLPSPSIELKTNGEIPLRFTAAFADFEQPKFTATSILANPVDARQGWGIGGGLAAAHQLTLLLDQPIPLSEGRLTLNLDQESIHEKHLLDHFRWSMTSDASVARWASLAPHVQALLAAEESSRTASEQAELAAYFRSIAPSLEPIRKQHAKLERELREMKPVTTTPIMQPLAVDQRRKTHVHLRGSYLSLGDEVSEGTPQAFHPLEHDDALDRLDLARWLVDVENPLTARVIANRHWEQLFGTGIVESSEEFGAQGELPSHPELLDWLATELRDGGWDLKAFLKRLVMSATYRQSSVTSQAQQAIDPMNRMLARGPRVRASAEMVRDQALFVAGLLSDKMGGPPVNPPQPALGLRAAFGGNTDWKTSDGEDRYRAAIYTMWRRSSPYPSMSQFDAPNRDVCQVRRTPTNTPLQALVTLNDPVYVEAAQALARRTVAAAETSEERIQFLFQTCLIREPNDAEITRIRQLLDDALQAFSADPVAANQMATDPIGEAPQGANVVQLAAWTVIGNVMLNLDEMLMKR; encoded by the coding sequence ATGCGCCCGAGTTTTCGCTACATTTCGCCAATCGTCTGCGGGCTTTTCGCCGCGGGGTTCGGTTTCGCAGAGACGCCAATCGATTTTAATCGTGATATTCGCCCGCTGCTGTTCGGCCGCTGTGTGGCCTGTCACGGACCCGATGAAGAGCAACGGGCCGCCGGACTAAGGCTAGATACCGAAGAGGGGTCACGTGAAGACCTGGGCGGCTATGTTGCTATCAAACCAGGCGATCCGGAGCAAAGCGAGATCATCGAACGCTTGGCGACCGACGACGAAGAGATGCGGATGCCACCGGCTGGAAAAGGCGATCCGTTCTCGGCACGCGAGCTCGCGTTGGTGCGTCAATGGATCAAGCAGGACGCCAACTACGCAAAGCATTGGTCATACGAAAAACCGAGCCGCCCTGCCCTACCCCCAGTCAAGCAAACCGATTGGATTCGAAATTCGATTGATGCGTTTGTGTTGTCCAAGCTCGAAGCACAGCAAATGAAACCGTCCCCTGAAGCGGACCGTTTGACGCTGGCGCGGCGTTTGGCGATCGATTTAACGGGCGTGCCGCCGACATGGCAGGAAGCTCAGAGCTTCGTCAATGATGTCGACGAAGACGCTTACGGAAACTACGTCGATCGGTTGTTAGCCAAGCCGTCCTTTGGCCGGCGATGGGCCGGCGTGTGGCTCGATTTGGCTCGCTATGCCGACTCAGCTGGCTATGCGGATGATCCGCCACGAACGATTTGGGCGTATCGCGATTATGTGATCGCCTCGCTGAACGCAAACAAGCCGTTTGACCAATTTACGATCGAGCAAATCGCCGGAGACTTGCTCGAGAATCCTAGCGACGAGCAATTGATTGCGACCTCGTTCCATCGCAATACGATGACCAATAGCGAAGGGGGAACCAACGATGAAGAGTTTCGTAATGTGGCGGTCGTTGATCGTGTCAACACGACGATGGCGGTGTGGATGGGGACCACGATGGCGTGTGCTCAATGCCACACCCACAAATACGATCCGATTACCCAACACGAGTATTTTCAACTATTTGCATTTTTTAACCAATCCGCCGATCGCGACCTTCGTGACGAAGCACCCCTACACGAGGTCTGGGGGGCCAAACAAATCGAGCGCAAGCAAGCCTTGCAAGCTCAAATCGATGCGTTGGCGTTGCAGCTCAACGAATCAACTCCCACGTTGGTAAAGGAGCAAGCGGAGTGGATCGAATCGCTGCGACACCCGCCCACTTGGACGCCGCTGTTAACGAGCGACATGACCGCCCGCCAGCGGCAATTGAACTGCGACGAAGAGGGGTGGGTTACCGCGATAGGAGAAAAGCCTCCACAGGAATCCTACGAGCTTGTCTTTCCCATGCGTGACGCAGCCGACGCAAACGTTGGTCCGCTTGTCGCTTTGCGATTAGAAGTGAGTGACAAGCAGACAGAAAACTTCGTGCTTTCAAAGGTCACCGGCACTTGGACGCCGCAAGTCAACTTGCCTCGAAAGGCACAGTTTGTCCGGCTCGAGTTATCGGGCAAGAAACGGATGATTCATGTCGCGGAATTGCAAGTCTTCAGTGGCAACGAGAACGTTGCATTGAGCGGAAAAGCAACCCAAAGTTCGACTGGATCTAATGGTCCGGCGGAACTCGCCAACGATGGTAACACCAGCGGTGACTTTCAAGAGCGATCGGTCACGCACACGACCGCCGAAGACAATCCATGGCTCGAGATCGACCTCGGAGCAGAGTTTCCGGTGGATCGAATTGTATTGTGGAATCGAACGGACGGAGGGGCGGCGATCGCCGAACGTTTAGCGGGCTATCGACTTCAATTGCTTGATCCATCGCGTCAGGTGATTTGGGAGCAGTCGCCTGCGACGCTGCCTTCGCCGAGTATCGAACTGAAAACCAACGGAGAAATTCCGCTTCGTTTCACGGCGGCATTTGCTGATTTTGAACAACCCAAATTCACTGCGACAAGCATCTTGGCTAACCCCGTTGACGCTCGCCAAGGTTGGGGGATCGGTGGCGGTTTGGCCGCCGCTCACCAGCTAACGCTCCTGCTCGATCAACCCATTCCACTTTCCGAAGGCCGTTTGACTTTAAACTTGGATCAAGAGTCGATTCATGAAAAACATTTGCTCGATCATTTTCGGTGGTCGATGACGTCCGATGCGTCGGTCGCACGTTGGGCTTCATTGGCTCCCCATGTCCAAGCATTGTTAGCTGCCGAAGAATCCTCTCGGACTGCGTCGGAGCAAGCTGAGCTAGCGGCTTACTTTCGAAGCATTGCCCCTTCGTTGGAGCCGATTCGCAAACAGCATGCGAAATTGGAACGCGAGCTTCGCGAAATGAAACCTGTGACGACCACGCCTATCATGCAGCCATTGGCGGTGGATCAGCGGCGGAAAACCCATGTCCATCTCCGCGGCAGCTACCTGAGTTTAGGCGATGAGGTGAGTGAGGGGACTCCACAAGCATTTCACCCGCTCGAGCACGATGATGCTCTCGATCGATTGGATCTGGCGCGATGGTTGGTCGATGTCGAAAATCCATTAACGGCTCGAGTGATTGCCAATCGCCATTGGGAACAACTTTTCGGGACCGGGATTGTCGAGTCGAGCGAAGAGTTTGGGGCGCAAGGGGAATTGCCTTCCCATCCAGAGTTGTTGGATTGGTTGGCGACCGAATTGCGCGACGGTGGCTGGGACCTCAAAGCGTTCTTGAAACGGTTGGTGATGTCGGCGACCTATCGGCAAAGCTCGGTGACAAGTCAGGCTCAACAAGCAATCGATCCGATGAACCGGATGCTCGCGCGGGGGCCGCGTGTCCGCGCTTCCGCCGAGATGGTCCGCGATCAAGCACTCTTCGTGGCAGGATTGTTGAGTGATAAAATGGGCGGGCCGCCCGTCAATCCTCCCCAACCTGCATTGGGATTGCGCGCCGCCTTTGGTGGCAACACCGATTGGAAGACAAGCGATGGGGAAGACCGCTATCGCGCTGCGATCTACACGATGTGGCGACGATCGAGTCCCTATCCTTCGATGTCGCAATTCGATGCTCCGAATCGCGACGTGTGTCAGGTGCGACGAACCCCAACCAATACACCGTTACAAGCACTTGTGACGCTAAACGATCCCGTTTACGTCGAAGCCGCCCAGGCGCTGGCGCGGCGCACCGTGGCGGCGGCCGAAACGAGCGAGGAGCGAATTCAGTTCCTGTTCCAAACCTGCTTGATTCGCGAGCCTAACGACGCGGAAATTACGAGAATCCGGCAACTCTTGGACGATGCCTTGCAAGCGTTTTCGGCAGACCCCGTTGCGGCCAACCAGATGGCGACCGATCCGATCGGCGAGGCTCCCCAAGGAGCCAACGTGGTGCAACTCGCCGCCTGGACGGTGATTGGAAACGTGATGTTAAATCTCGATGAGATGTTGATGAAGCGTTAG
- the ectB gene encoding diaminobutyrate--2-oxoglutarate transaminase, whose translation MQDPIEPIESNVRGYARLFPTVFDTAVGSTMTDTHGKSFIDFFCGAGSLNYGHNNRQAKQALLAYIERDGIQHSLDTVTSAKVDFLDAFERIILRPRKLDYRIQFTGPTGTNAVEAAVKLARKQTQRSHVVAFTNAYHGHSLGALALTGNQFFHSEYYGSHNDVTHLPFDGYMGDLDTSTLFEKMLNDPSSGLPLPAAVILETIQGEGGINVASDAWLRRIASLCKQHGIHLIVDDIQVGNGRSGKFFSFEHAGIVPDMVCISKSIGGGLPMSLVLIRPEIDVWKPGEHTGTFRGNNLAFISARAVLEYWNDSDFEQQIEERSQRVQTKLHAICAKHSARQFRVRGRGLIWGLDLRCGDLASETIAEAFKHGLLIEGAGAHDQVLKVMPALTIETSLLEKGLQILESAVDASLFKPVKAPAEVFHTASMSVTTNL comes from the coding sequence ATGCAAGATCCTATTGAACCAATCGAATCGAACGTACGGGGTTATGCACGTCTGTTTCCCACTGTTTTTGACACGGCGGTAGGATCCACGATGACGGATACCCATGGTAAATCCTTCATCGATTTCTTTTGTGGCGCGGGTTCGCTCAACTATGGGCATAACAATCGGCAGGCGAAACAGGCGTTACTCGCTTACATCGAGCGGGATGGCATTCAACATTCGTTGGACACCGTGACCTCGGCCAAGGTCGATTTTCTCGATGCCTTTGAACGTATCATCCTGCGACCTCGAAAGCTCGATTACCGCATTCAGTTCACCGGACCGACCGGAACGAATGCGGTCGAAGCTGCGGTCAAGCTCGCTCGCAAGCAAACTCAGCGTTCGCATGTCGTTGCGTTTACAAACGCATATCACGGCCATTCGCTTGGCGCCTTGGCGTTGACCGGCAACCAGTTCTTCCACAGCGAATACTACGGTTCGCACAACGATGTAACCCACCTGCCATTTGATGGCTACATGGGAGACCTAGATACTTCAACACTTTTCGAAAAGATGCTCAATGATCCTAGCAGTGGATTGCCACTTCCTGCTGCCGTGATCCTGGAAACGATTCAGGGCGAAGGGGGCATCAACGTTGCCAGCGACGCTTGGCTCCGACGCATCGCCTCGCTATGCAAACAGCACGGCATCCACTTAATCGTTGACGATATCCAAGTCGGCAACGGTCGCAGTGGAAAATTCTTCAGTTTTGAACACGCTGGGATCGTTCCCGACATGGTTTGTATTTCCAAGTCCATCGGCGGCGGATTGCCAATGTCCTTGGTTTTAATCCGTCCCGAAATCGACGTTTGGAAACCGGGGGAACATACCGGTACATTCCGTGGGAACAATTTGGCATTCATCTCGGCTCGCGCCGTGCTCGAGTATTGGAACGACTCCGATTTCGAGCAACAGATCGAAGAACGCAGCCAGAGGGTCCAAACCAAACTGCATGCCATTTGTGCGAAACACAGCGCGCGACAATTTCGAGTGCGCGGACGCGGACTCATCTGGGGCCTCGACCTCCGCTGTGGTGATCTCGCTAGCGAGACGATTGCCGAAGCATTCAAGCATGGCTTATTGATCGAAGGAGCCGGGGCACATGACCAGGTATTGAAGGTGATGCCGGCGTTAACCATCGAAACATCGCTGCTTGAAAAAGGGTTGCAAATCCTCGAGTCGGCGGTAGATGCTTCGTTATTCAAACCCGTCAAGGCACCTGCCGAGGTGTTCCATACCGCGAGTATGAGCGTCACGACGAACCTTTAA
- a CDS encoding methyl-accepting chemotaxis protein — protein MISRRLLPRLIAWFLAISLVPMAIVALLAHISAEHALRKQIESHLWATADSKSLQINTFFQERIDDVATLSKIPDVANALEILSINDADASDAVAARASMRSLSKSYLEGIRYKELYLVSNDGKEVFSTAEGDNNVLGQIKTFPEALSKVANRAATLLETSVSDPILISATSQVRLIAAPVTLGEVAVGVVALATSDDRIISLVHEDTGLGQSGETLIGSRVGDEIVFATSTRFDSEIGYRRRWKMSSVPEQPMYLAVQGYRGRGETIDYRGEPVLAVWRYLPSFRWGMVVKMDSSEAFAPVRMLRNQAMFIAALAFLAVLTIAVIVSQSISRPIVKLRKSVQRMGRGSLNERVTVDSHDEIGDLANEFNRMAETLSLKVREISEQKAHTQTILDSTADAIVTFIDQGPIRSFNVAAEKLFNRSADEVIGQSLQQLSAGLAAVPASPDPNAETVVEIHHPNGTKIPLAVRRTEMEASENRWIILTLQDITMRQQIEAERKRLFAGIRNAAEQLSTASKEILASTSQQAAMTQQQVAMVSEITATVHQVATTASHAADHAKHVAQSSLRADEVGQTGLASVRDTIKAMHHVREQSGSVGQAILMLAERSQTIGQFLSKVTDIAEQTNVLALNAAVEASRAGEHGKGFAVVAAEVKSLSAQSKQTVVEIRTILMDVHQAITQVVSTAEKGSHLIDEASEVVSHADEVIRTLGETIKTAAKAATQIVESVGEQANALSQINTAMAQVDQGTQQTLAANRQSERLAQDLNDLGTQLVTLIQDSEQ, from the coding sequence CACATCAGTGCCGAGCACGCCCTGCGGAAACAAATCGAGAGTCACTTATGGGCCACTGCGGATAGCAAGTCGCTGCAGATCAATACCTTTTTCCAAGAGCGCATCGACGATGTCGCGACGTTGTCCAAAATCCCCGATGTCGCCAATGCGCTCGAAATCCTTTCCATTAATGACGCCGACGCAAGCGATGCGGTCGCGGCGCGGGCCAGCATGCGGAGTTTGTCGAAGTCGTACCTTGAAGGCATTCGTTACAAGGAGCTTTATTTGGTTTCGAATGACGGAAAGGAAGTGTTTTCGACTGCCGAGGGGGACAATAATGTACTCGGACAAATCAAAACGTTCCCCGAGGCACTATCCAAAGTCGCCAATCGTGCCGCCACGCTCCTGGAAACCTCGGTTTCCGATCCCATCCTGATTTCCGCGACATCCCAGGTTCGCTTGATCGCGGCGCCGGTGACGCTAGGGGAAGTCGCCGTGGGAGTCGTGGCGTTGGCCACCAGCGACGACCGCATCATCTCGCTCGTTCACGAAGACACAGGGTTGGGTCAGAGCGGCGAGACATTGATTGGATCACGTGTCGGTGACGAGATCGTCTTTGCCACCTCGACGCGGTTCGATTCCGAAATCGGTTATCGACGACGTTGGAAGATGAGTTCGGTCCCAGAACAGCCGATGTATTTGGCCGTCCAAGGCTATCGGGGGCGTGGTGAAACGATTGACTATCGTGGCGAACCGGTGCTCGCGGTTTGGCGATACCTTCCGTCGTTTCGCTGGGGCATGGTCGTAAAAATGGATTCCAGCGAAGCGTTCGCACCGGTGCGAATGCTGCGCAATCAAGCGATGTTCATTGCCGCGCTGGCGTTCTTAGCGGTGCTGACGATCGCCGTTATCGTCTCACAATCGATTTCCCGACCGATTGTGAAGTTGAGGAAATCGGTACAGCGAATGGGCCGCGGTTCGCTTAACGAACGGGTCACGGTCGATTCCCACGATGAAATCGGCGACTTGGCGAACGAATTCAACCGGATGGCTGAAACGTTAAGCTTGAAAGTACGAGAAATCTCCGAACAAAAAGCGCACACCCAAACAATCCTCGACTCCACCGCCGACGCCATCGTAACCTTCATCGACCAGGGACCGATTCGCTCGTTCAACGTCGCCGCAGAGAAATTGTTTAATCGCAGCGCGGACGAGGTGATCGGGCAAAGCTTGCAGCAGTTATCCGCCGGCTTAGCCGCCGTGCCCGCCTCACCCGATCCCAATGCCGAGACGGTCGTCGAGATCCACCATCCCAACGGAACCAAGATTCCATTGGCGGTGCGGCGAACCGAAATGGAAGCGAGTGAAAATCGATGGATCATCCTGACCCTGCAAGACATTACGATGCGGCAACAGATCGAAGCGGAACGCAAGCGGTTGTTTGCGGGCATCCGCAATGCCGCGGAACAACTCTCCACCGCCAGCAAGGAAATCCTTGCCTCGACTTCACAGCAAGCGGCAATGACTCAGCAACAGGTCGCGATGGTTTCGGAAATCACCGCCACCGTGCACCAGGTAGCGACCACGGCAAGTCATGCGGCCGACCATGCCAAACACGTGGCACAATCCTCGCTGCGAGCCGACGAAGTGGGACAAACGGGCTTGGCATCGGTACGCGATACGATCAAAGCGATGCATCACGTCCGTGAACAATCCGGATCGGTGGGCCAAGCGATCCTGATGCTCGCCGAACGTTCTCAAACGATCGGACAATTCCTCAGCAAGGTGACCGACATTGCCGAACAAACCAACGTGTTAGCGCTGAATGCCGCCGTGGAAGCTTCACGCGCCGGTGAACACGGTAAAGGTTTTGCCGTCGTCGCGGCCGAGGTCAAATCGTTATCGGCCCAGTCCAAACAAACCGTCGTCGAGATTCGCACGATTTTGATGGACGTTCATCAAGCCATTACTCAAGTGGTTTCCACGGCCGAGAAAGGATCCCACTTGATCGACGAGGCGAGCGAAGTGGTATCCCACGCCGACGAGGTGATCCGAACGTTAGGAGAGACAATCAAGACGGCCGCAAAAGCGGCGACTCAAATCGTCGAGAGTGTGGGGGAACAAGCCAACGCGCTATCGCAAATCAATACGGCCATGGCTCAAGTGGACCAGGGAACGCAGCAAACGCTCGCTGCCAATCGACAATCCGAACGCTTAGCCCAAGATCTGAACGACTTGGGCACTCAATTAGTCACCCTGATTCAAGACAGCGAGCAATAG
- a CDS encoding DUF1501 domain-containing protein — MDPRFEQMLLRTRRHFLQQSAAGIGGIALAALTNEHAKGQDVLASAPLPSDPLAPNPLALRKPHFPAKAKRVIYLHMTGSPPNLDLFDYKPSLAEHTDQDCPAEFLQGREFAFTSGTPKLMGSPRRWSQVGDQGTWMSDAIPHFHGIADDLCMVHSMYTDQFNHAPAELLVYTGSPRSGRPSMGSWVTYGLGSENENLPGFVVLISSGVQPNGGKSSFGSGFLPSVYQGVQCRSKGDPVLYASDPAGMDRPLRRKTLDALGDLNQIQASAMGHPETLTRISQYELAFRMQTAVPEVMDISQESQATLEAYGAKPGESSLANNCLLARRLVESGVRFVQLFDWGWDFHGTSVGSGITDGLTSKCATMDKPIAALIKDLKQRGLFEDTLVVWGGEFGRTPFREGRTASSKVLGRDHYPDVFSMWLAGGGTKAGFDYGASDELGFSVAENPVHIHDLQATILHLLGFDHEQLSYRFQGRDYRLTDVHGRVVKELLA, encoded by the coding sequence ATGGATCCCCGATTCGAACAAATGCTGCTTCGAACGCGACGCCACTTCCTTCAGCAATCCGCTGCGGGGATTGGCGGCATCGCACTGGCGGCCTTGACCAACGAGCATGCGAAGGGACAGGACGTGCTTGCGTCTGCTCCCCTGCCCTCGGACCCGTTGGCCCCAAACCCGTTGGCCCTGCGCAAACCTCACTTTCCTGCGAAAGCAAAGCGAGTGATCTATTTGCATATGACCGGTTCGCCACCGAACTTGGATCTGTTTGATTACAAGCCAAGTTTAGCGGAACACACCGATCAAGATTGCCCCGCCGAGTTTCTGCAGGGCCGCGAATTTGCCTTCACCAGCGGTACGCCAAAGCTAATGGGGTCACCCCGCCGTTGGTCTCAGGTGGGGGACCAGGGGACTTGGATGTCCGACGCGATTCCCCATTTTCATGGGATCGCAGATGATCTTTGTATGGTCCATTCGATGTACACCGACCAATTCAATCACGCTCCGGCGGAGTTGTTGGTTTACACCGGTTCGCCTCGATCGGGGCGGCCGTCGATGGGATCGTGGGTGACCTATGGGCTCGGCAGCGAGAACGAAAATCTGCCGGGATTTGTGGTGCTGATTTCGAGCGGGGTACAGCCCAATGGGGGCAAGTCGTCGTTCGGCAGCGGGTTTTTGCCCTCGGTTTATCAAGGCGTTCAGTGTCGCTCGAAGGGCGACCCCGTGTTGTACGCCTCGGACCCCGCCGGGATGGATCGCCCGCTGCGCCGCAAGACCCTCGATGCTCTTGGGGATCTGAATCAAATCCAAGCGTCCGCGATGGGACACCCCGAAACCTTGACGCGTATTTCACAGTATGAATTGGCGTTCCGCATGCAGACCGCGGTTCCCGAGGTGATGGATATTTCGCAAGAGAGTCAAGCGACGCTCGAGGCCTACGGAGCGAAACCGGGCGAATCAAGTTTGGCGAATAATTGCTTACTCGCGAGGCGATTAGTCGAGTCGGGGGTCCGCTTTGTCCAATTGTTTGATTGGGGCTGGGATTTCCACGGCACGTCGGTCGGTTCTGGAATTACCGACGGATTGACGAGTAAATGTGCCACGATGGATAAGCCGATCGCCGCGTTGATTAAGGATTTGAAACAGCGTGGATTGTTCGAAGACACGTTGGTGGTCTGGGGAGGCGAATTTGGCCGCACCCCGTTCCGCGAAGGTCGCACGGCGTCGAGCAAGGTGCTTGGACGCGATCATTACCCCGACGTCTTCTCAATGTGGTTGGCCGGTGGCGGCACGAAAGCGGGATTCGACTACGGAGCATCGGACGAACTTGGGTTTTCGGTCGCGGAAAACCCGGTCCATATTCATGATTTGCAAGCCACCATCTTGCACCTACTCGGCTTCGATCACGAACAATTGAGCTATCGCTTCCAAGGTCGCGATTACCGTTTGACCGATGTGCATGGACGCGTCGTTAAAGAACTGCTCGCCTAA